From one Triticum urartu cultivar G1812 chromosome 3, Tu2.1, whole genome shotgun sequence genomic stretch:
- the LOC125542712 gene encoding snurportin-1 yields MAPPQHDPRRPYKRPAISDQQRRRDSALQTQSARRADAQARARSLANSLLSPQPSPPAAADQPPPSLEARDERGHDPTVADVASAAAKLRGPDQRRWFARQIMLPEWMVDAPPHLARDWHVSARPAGKRCMVVSSNGITISRLRNGTILHRFPSALPNGSKKGLSGPASSYSILDCIFHEPDETYYIVDMICWRGYSLYDCTAEFRFFWVNSKLTETSAGDPPSAYHRYRFSVVPMYESTLDGLQTAYSGSTPYVKDGLLFYNRHAHYQAGITPLTLVWKDNTCSQYLLDTDSEGQVPTEQHVVLELQEDGKLVTSDDPPIAFGSLDNEFIQKSNLRPGNLLRFSVRDESVKLVDGKMEIGELQLAGKLNRSRTFADSHSKVLFQYAARHAPLRIEDLVASVQSNSMEIESTDIEMQG; encoded by the exons atggcgccgccgcagCACGACCCCCGCCGCCCCTACAAGCGCCCGGCCATCTCCGACCAGCAGCGCCGCCGCGACTCCGCACTCCAGACCCAGTCCGCCCGCCGCGCCGACGCCCAGGCGCGCGCGCGCAGCCTCGCCAACTCCCTGCTCTCTCCCCAACCCtccccccccgccgccgccgaccagCCCCCGCCCTCCCTCGAGGCCCGCGACGAACGCGGCCATGATCCCACCGTCGCCGACGTCGCGTCGGCCGCAGCCAAGCTCCGGGGCCCCGACCAGCGCCGCTGGTTCGCCCGCCAGATCATGCTCCCCGAGTGGATGGTCGACGCCCCTCCCCACCTCGCCCGCGACTG GCATGTTTCTGCCAGACCTGCTGGCAAACGATGCATGGTCGTGTCGTCGAACGGCATCACGATTAGCAGGCTCCGTAACGGAACGATTCTTCACCGGTTCCCCTCCGCCTTGCCCAACGGGTCAAAGAAAGGGCTCTCTGGCCCTGCAAGCTCCTACTCTATCCTCGACTGCATATTCCATGAG CCTGATGAGACGTACTACATCGTTGATATGATTTGTTGGCGAGGCTATTCGCTGTATGACTGCACTGCCGAGTTCAGATTTTTCTGGGTGAACTCCAAGCTTACGGAGACTTCTGCTGGTGATCCTCCATCGGCATACCATCGGTATAGATTCAGTGTTGTCCCTATGTATGAGTCCACGCTTGATGGCCTTCAAACAGCATATTCGGGAAGCACACCTTATGTTAAAGATGGCTTGCTGTTCTATAACAG GCATGCACATTATCAAGCTGGAATCACACCCCTTACATTAGTATGGAAAGACAATACCTGCAGCCAATACCTTCTTGATACAGATAGCGAGGGACAAGTTCCAACTGAGCAACAT GTTGTGTTGGAGCTGCAAGAGGATGGAAAGCTAGTTACTTCTGATGATCCTCCAATTGCATTTGGTAGCTTGGACAACGAATTTATCCAGAAG TCAAACCTGCGGCCAGGGAACCTTCTTCGCTTCAGTGTAAGAGATGAAAGTGTGAAACTTGTGGATGGAAAGATGGAGATTGGTGAGCTGCAACTTGCCGGAAAGTTGAACCGCTCTCGTACTTTTGCTGACAGCCACTCCAAA GTTTTGTTCCAGTATGCTGCCAGGCATGCTCCTCTGAGAATTGAGGATCTGGTAGCTTCTGTTCAATCAAACAGTATGGAGATTGAATCCACAGATATTGAAATGCAAGGTTGA
- the LOC125542715 gene encoding uncharacterized protein LOC125542715 — translation MAACLSPTLPRQAIHRRRCWTPKPSSSPSTATYNQRHRCRNIGTSSGAISARASPAAPVTQGLDADDFRHPLDKQNTLLLKAIPGLNDIGKALLGPVSEQVMVLQNIGSSVLVSENQLPELHQLMTEAAKILNTEAPDFYIRQNPVPNAYTLAINGKRPFVVVHTSLVELLTRKELQAVLAHELGHLKCDHGVWLTFANILTMGAYTVPGLGMVAGFLEEQLFRWLRAAELTCDRAALLVVQDPKVVISVLMKLAGGCPSLSDQLNVDAFLEQARSYDKASSNPVGWYIRNAQTRELSHPLPVMRAREMDEWSRSQEYRTLLQKMFRLSTLRCVVVDIEGTTTPISFVADVLFPYARANARAHLAATYHTQQTREDVALLRAQIDEDLAEGVTGAVALPPPDDIDQDKTIDGLVANVQAMIDADRKLTALKQLQGRVWRRGFESGEIKGEVYDDVVQALAEWDANGIKSYIYSSGSREAQRLIFGNTAAHGDLRRYLSAFFDTNVGGKKESRSYYEIWQTLGVDSPSQILFLTDVYQEATAARDAGLEVLISIRPGNAPLPEDHGFQTITSFAQIAT, via the exons ATGGCGGCTTGCCTCTCCCCCACGCTCCCTCGCCAGGCCATCCACCGTCGCCGGTGCTGGACCCCCAAGCCTTCCTCCTCCCCCTCCACGGCCACCTACAACCAGCGCCACCGCTGCCGGAACATCGGAACTAGCTCCGGCGCCATCTCTGCCCGCGCCTCCCCTGCGGCCCCTGTCACCCAGGGCCTTGACGCCGATGATTTCCGCCACCCGCTCGACAAGCAG AACACTTTGCTGCTCAAAGCAATTCCAGGGCTCAATGATATAGGCAAGGCTTTGCTAG GGCCGGTTTCTGAGCAAGTTATGGTTCTTCAAAACATCGGATCGTCCGTTCTCGTCTCTGAAAACCAG TTGCCTGAACTTCACCAGCTTATGACCGAAGCTGCGAAAATCCTGAACACGGAAGCACCCGACTTCTACATACGGCAAAACCCTGTCCCTAACGCTTACACCTTGGCGATAAATGGGAAAAGGCCGTTCGTCGTCGTCCACACGAGCCTCGTGGAGCTGCTCACTAGAAAGGAATTGCAG GCTGTTTTGGCACATGAGCTGGGTCACCTCAAGTGCGATCATGGAGTCTGGCTTACCTTTGCCAACATACTAACAATGGGGGCATACACTGTCCCTG GTTTGGGTATGGTTGCCGGGTTCCTTGAAGAACAGCTGTTCAGGTGGCTGCGAGCCGCGGAGCTGACCTGCGACAGGGCGGCTCTTCTCGTAGTACAGGACCCCAAG GTTGTCATCTCAGTCCTGATGAAGCTCGCGGGAGGATGCCCGTCCCTGTCGGACCAGCTCAACGTGGACGCCTTCCTGGAGCAAGCCCGCTCCTACGACAAGGCCTCGTCGAACCCGGTCGGGTGGTACATCCG GAACGCTCAGACGAGGGAGCTGTCGCACCCTCTGCCCGTGATGCGAGCCCGCGAGATGGACGAGTGGTCGCGGAGCCAGGAGTACAGGACCCTGTTGCAAAAAATGTTTCG TCTATCCACTCTT CGTTGTGTGGTGGTGGACATCGAGGGCACCACCACCCCCATCTCCTTCGTCGCCGACGTGCTCTTCCCCTACGCGCGCGCCAACGCCCGCGCCCACCTCGCCGCCACATACCACACCCAGCAGACCCGGGAAGATGTCGCCCTACTCCGCGCACAAATCGACGAGGATCTGGCAGAGGGGGTCACCGGCGCCGTCGCACTCCCACCGCCCGACGACATCGACCAGGACAAGACCATCGATGGCCTGGTGGCCAACGTGCAGGCCATGATCGACGCGGACCGGAAGCTCACGGCGCTCAAGCAGCTGCAGGGCCGCGTGTGGCGGCGGGGCTTCGAGAGCGGCGAGATCAAGGGGGAAGTCTACGACGACGTCGTCCAAGCTCTCGCGGAGTGGGACGCGAATGGCATCAAGAGCTACATCTACTCCAGTGGCAGCAGGGAGGCGCAGCGGCTCATCTTCGGCAACACCGCTGCCCACGGTGACCTCCGGCGATACCTCTCCGCCTTCTTCGACACCAACGTCGG TGGCAAGAAAGAGTCTCGCAGTTACTACGAGATCTGGCAGACTCTCGGCGTCGACAGCCCGTCCCAGATACTCTTCCTGACCGATGTCTACCAAGAAGCCACCGCCGCAAGGGATGCAG GTCTTGAGGTGCTAATATCGATCAGGCCTGGAAACGCGCCGCTTCCTGAGGATCACGGCTTCCAGACCATCACGTCGTTTGCTCAAATCGCCACCTGA
- the LOC125542711 gene encoding pentatricopeptide repeat-containing protein At3g09040, mitochondrial-like, with product MSMVRVNPATAVLYSYKHIKRLAGGRPDQFDLAAVMSACARLDILDCGTQVHCDAVKSGFFSGAFCATALVNMYARCGCVGDARRVFGGIACPDTVCWTSMISGYHRAERYGEALSLFSRMLKMGSSPDQVTCVTVISILASLGRLDDARALLKRMPAPSTVAWNAVISSYAQQSGIEHEVFGLYKGMKRQGLWPSRSTFASMLSAAANMKASVEGRQFHASSIRHGLDANVFVGSSLINLYAKCGCISEARYVFDFSRERNIVMWNAMLNGLVRNELQEEAIQMFWYMTRLGLEADEFTFVSVLGACAYLDSHCLGRQVQCVTIKNCMAASLLVANATLDMHSKFGAIDDAKTLFNLIPYKDNVSWNALIVGLAHNGEEEEAIGMLGLMNADGITPDEVSFATVVNACSNIRATETGKQIHCLAMKYSICSNHAVGSSLIDLYSKHGDVESCRKVLAQVDASSIVTINALIAGLVQNNRDDEAIQSFQQALRDGLKPSSITFSSILSGCTGLLSSIVGKQAHCYTMKSGLLNDDSSLGVSLFRIYLKSKMPEDADKLLTEIPDHKNLLEWTAIISGYAQNGYSSQSLLSFWRMRSYDVHSDEATFASILKACSEMTALNDGKEIHGLIIKSGFNSYETSTSALIDMYSKCGDITSSFEAFKQLENKQGITLWNSMIVGFAKNGYADEALMLFQKMQESQLKPDEVTFLGVLIACAHAGLISVGRHYFDSMNKVYGLKPRVDHYACFVDLLGRGGHLEEAEEVINQLPFRPDGVIWATYLAACRMHNDEERGKVAAEELTELEPENSSTYVLVSGLHAAAGNWGEAKIAREAMRENGVTKFPGCSWVTVGNKTSLFLVQDKKHSDSLSIYEKLDDLTGMMKKDDDIEEYDMLISAEMFT from the coding sequence ATGTCAATGGTCCGGGTGAATCCGGCGACGGCGGTTCTTTATTCGTACAAGCACATCAAGCGCTTGGCTGGTGGCCGGCCGGACCAGTTTGACCTCGCGGCGGTCATGTCAGCGTGCGCAAGGCTGGACATCCTCGACTGCGGCACACAGGTGCACTGTGACGCGGTGAAGAGCGGCTTCTTCTCGGGCGCCTTCTGTGCGACGGCGCTGGTGAACATGTATGCCAGGTGTGGCTGCGTGGGGGATGCCCGCAGGGTGTTCGGCGGAATCGCATGCCCAGACACCGTGTGCTGGACGAGCATGATCTCTGGGTACCACCGAGCTGAAAGATATGGGGAAGCATTGTCTTTGTTCTCGAGAATGTTGAAGATGGGATCTTCTCCGGACCAAGTGACTTGTGTCACCGTCATTTCCATTCTTGCGAGCTTGGGTAGGCTGGATGATGCTAGGGCCTTACTGAAGAGGATGCCGGCGCCGAGCACGGTTGCTTGGAACGCTGTCATCTCCAGTTATGCGCAACAGAGTGGGATCGAGCATGAGGTTTTTGGATTGTATAAGGGTATGAAGAGGCAGGGATTATGGCCCAGTAGATCGACTTTTGCCAGCATGCTGAGCGCAGCAGCCAATATGAAGGCATCCGTTGAAGGTCGACAGTTCCATGCGTCCTCGATAAGGCATGGCTTGGATGCAAATGTTTTCGTGGGTAGTTCTCTGATCAACCTTTATGCGAAATGTGGTTGCATTAGTGAGGCGAGGTATGTGTTTGATTTCTCCCGTGAGAGGAACATTGTCATGTGGAATGCGATGCTCAATGGGCTTGTTCGAAATGAGTTACAAGAAGAGGCCATCCAAATGTTCTGGTATATGACAAGGCTTGGTCTTGAGGCTGATGAATTCACGTTCGTCAGTGTTCTTGGTGCATGTGCCTACTTGGATTCACATTGCCTGGGAAGACAAGTGCAGTGCGTGACAATCAAGAATTGCATGGCTGCAAGCTTGCTTGTTGCTAATGCAACATTAGATATGCACTCCAAATTTGGAGCTATAGATGATGCGAAAACATTATTCAATCTGATTCCTTACAAGGATAATGTATCCTGGAATGCCCTTATAGTTGGACTTGCACATAATGGAGAAGAGGAAGAAGCAATTGGTATGCTTGGATTGATGAATGCGGATGGTATAACACCAGACGAGGTGTCTTTTGCTACTGTAGTGAATGCATGTTCCAATATTCGAGCTACTGAGACTGGAAAGCAAATCCACTGCCTAGCAATGAAGTATAGTATCTGCTCAAATCATGCTGTGGGTAGCTCTCTGATTGATTTATATTCTAAGCATGGAGATGTGGAATCTTGTAGGAAGGTTTTGGCACAGGTAGATGCAAGTAGTATAGTCACAATAAATGCTCTGATTGCGGGTCTTGTGCAGAACAATAGAGATGATGAAGCTATACAGTCATTTCAGCAGGCTCTTAGAGATGGTTTAAAGCCTTCCAGCATTACATTTTCAAGCATTCTTTCTGGTTGCACTGGACTTCTCAGTTCAATTGTTGGCAAACAAGCTCATTGTTACACAATGAAGTCTGGTCTTCTGAATGATGATTCTTCCCTTGGTGTTTCATTGTTCCGGATATATTTGAAGTCCAAAATGCCTGAGGATGCTGACAAACTCTTGACAGAGATTCCAGATCACAAAAACCTGCTTGAGTGGACAGCTATCATTTCAGGGTATGCTCAAAATGGTTACAGTTCTCAATCATTGCTATCATTTTGGAGAATGCGCAGTTATGATGTTCACTCAGATGAGGCGACATTCGCTAGTATTCTCAAAGCTTGTTCAGAGATGACAGCTCTTAACGACGGGAAAGAGATACATGGGCTCATCATTAAATCTGGATTTAATTCTTATGAAACTTCAACTAGTGCCCTCATAGACATGTACTCCAAGTGTGGGGATATCACCTCATCCTTTGAAGCCTTCAAACAATTGGAAAACAAGCAAGGCATCACGTTATGGAACTCCATGATTGTTGGATTTGCAAAGAATGGTTATGCTGACGAGGCACTTATGCTTTTTCAGAAAATGCAGGAGTCACAACTAAAGCCTGATGAAGTTACATTCCTTGGTGTCCTAATCGCTTGTGCTCATGCTGGCTTAATTTCTGTGGGTCGGCATTACTTTGATTCTATGAACAAAGTCTATGGATTAAAGCCTAGAGTAGATCATTATGCGTGTTTTGTTGATCTCCTTGGACGAGGTGGTCATCTTGAAGAGGCTGAAGAAGTTATTAACCAGTTGCCCTTCAGACCTGATGGTGTGATCTGGGCGACATACCTTGCAGCATGCAGAATGCACAATGATGAAGAAAGGGGGAAAGTTGCAGCAGAAGAACTTACTGAGTTGGAACCAGAAAACTCGTCTACATATGTGTTGGTTTCAGGCTTACATGCTGCAGCTGGTAACTGGGGTGAAGCTAAGATAGCCAGAGAAGCAATGCGGGAAAATGGAGTAACAAAATTTCCAGGATGTAGTTGGGTCACAGTAGGGAACAAGACAAGCTTATTTCTTGTACAAGACAAGAAACACTCTGACTCTCTTAGCATCTATGAAAAGCTTGATGATCTTACTGGAATGATGAAGAAAGATGATGACATTGAGGAGTATGATATGCTTATTTCAGCTGAAATGTTTACTTGA